A window from Bdellovibrionales bacterium encodes these proteins:
- a CDS encoding bifunctional hydroxymethylpyrimidine kinase/phosphomethylpyrimidine kinase has translation MSDILVVGSLAYDSIETPSGRVDRALGGSANYFSLAASLYAKVRVVGVVGEDYEEADYKLLKDRGVDLEGLEKVPGKTFHWEGKYEGDMNEAKTLRTELNVFEHFNPKLPESYKNSSFVFLANIVPALQLEVLNQVKNPQFVGMDTMNLWIDIANADLLKVLAKVDVILINETEAEMLTGAGNAIEAAAKIVELGPKAVVIKRGEYGFIMFSKEEGYFVLPAFPIAKVTDPTGAGDTFAGGFFGYLASRPGKPTVKDMKQACINGSILASHTIQDFSVKALAKTTIADIEKRMAEYKKVISI, from the coding sequence ATGAGCGACATTTTAGTGGTGGGCAGCCTAGCCTATGATAGCATCGAAACTCCTTCAGGACGCGTAGATCGCGCTCTGGGTGGTTCGGCGAATTACTTCTCTTTGGCGGCGAGCCTCTACGCAAAAGTGCGTGTTGTCGGTGTTGTTGGTGAAGATTACGAAGAAGCTGATTACAAGCTTCTCAAAGACCGTGGCGTAGATCTCGAAGGACTTGAAAAAGTTCCTGGTAAGACATTCCACTGGGAAGGCAAATACGAAGGCGACATGAACGAAGCAAAGACGCTGAGAACTGAACTCAACGTGTTTGAACACTTCAATCCGAAATTGCCAGAAAGTTATAAAAATTCTTCATTCGTATTCTTGGCAAACATCGTTCCTGCTTTGCAGCTCGAAGTTTTGAACCAAGTTAAAAACCCACAATTCGTGGGCATGGATACAATGAATCTTTGGATCGATATCGCCAATGCAGACCTTTTGAAGGTTTTGGCGAAGGTTGATGTGATCTTGATCAACGAAACGGAAGCAGAAATGCTGACAGGTGCTGGTAACGCGATTGAAGCGGCAGCAAAAATCGTTGAGCTTGGTCCAAAAGCTGTTGTGATCAAGCGCGGTGAGTATGGTTTCATCATGTTCTCGAAGGAAGAAGGTTATTTTGTTCTTCCGGCTTTCCCAATCGCGAAAGTGACAGATCCAACAGGTGCTGGTGATACATTTGCCGGTGGCTTCTTCGGTTACTTGGCAAGCCGCCCAGGCAAGCCAACTGTGAAAGATATGAAACAAGCTTGCATCAACGGCAGCATCCTTGCCAGCCACACGATCCAAGACTTCAGCGTGAAAGCGTTGGCGAAAACAACCATCGCTGATATCGAAAAACGCATGGCTGAATACAAGAAAGTTATTTCGATCTAG
- the rlmN gene encoding 23S rRNA (adenine(2503)-C(2))-methyltransferase RlmN, whose translation MFNAYENDSSAIEPKFLETTTPTGKVNFYSMTLEDLKSFLKGLGKEQFRAQQIFKWVYEQRVTDVEQMSNLSKAFRAELPDILSFDLPPVLKHLKSVDGTQKFLFDMKQGNSVEAVLIPSDDRLTLCISSEVGCNMACKFCFTGKQKLKRRLTTEEIVGQFMQVHDRLAEGQRISNIVFMGMGEPLDNPEAVFKSIEVLTNPWGMMLSRRKITVSTSGLVPQIKLVSDARVRLAVSLNGSNDEIRSRVMPINKKYNIKELLDACREYCKVTKDKITFEYVLLKGVTDQMEHAKELVKLLKDVPSKINIIPFNEHPGSGFERPDDEQIQKFHTELIRLGAHVLLRRTMGRDIYAACGQLTTVKDRPETMDISNSKIGGTNERHFSGGQPSL comes from the coding sequence ATGTTCAACGCATACGAAAATGATTCGTCCGCAATTGAACCCAAGTTTCTCGAAACGACCACTCCCACAGGAAAAGTAAACTTTTATTCGATGACTTTAGAAGACTTAAAAAGCTTCTTAAAAGGTCTCGGAAAAGAACAGTTCCGCGCACAGCAGATCTTTAAATGGGTCTATGAGCAGCGTGTGACGGACGTTGAGCAGATGAGCAATCTTTCGAAAGCCTTCCGCGCTGAATTGCCGGATATTTTGAGCTTTGATTTGCCACCGGTTTTGAAACATCTCAAATCCGTCGATGGCACTCAGAAATTTCTTTTCGACATGAAACAAGGTAACAGCGTTGAGGCGGTATTGATTCCGTCTGACGACCGTCTGACTTTGTGTATCTCTTCGGAAGTGGGTTGCAACATGGCTTGCAAATTCTGCTTCACGGGCAAGCAAAAATTGAAGCGCCGTTTGACGACAGAAGAAATCGTCGGTCAGTTCATGCAAGTTCACGATCGTTTGGCAGAAGGCCAACGTATTTCGAATATCGTGTTCATGGGGATGGGCGAGCCCCTTGATAATCCAGAAGCGGTTTTTAAATCCATCGAAGTTTTGACGAACCCTTGGGGCATGATGCTTTCACGCCGTAAGATCACAGTTTCAACTTCAGGCCTTGTGCCGCAAATTAAGCTGGTGTCTGATGCACGCGTGCGTTTGGCAGTGAGCTTGAATGGCTCTAACGACGAGATCCGTTCTCGCGTGATGCCGATCAATAAGAAGTATAACATCAAAGAACTTCTCGATGCTTGCCGTGAATACTGCAAAGTTACGAAAGACAAAATTACTTTCGAGTACGTTTTGTTGAAAGGCGTAACAGACCAAATGGAGCACGCAAAAGAACTCGTGAAACTTTTGAAAGACGTTCCAAGCAAGATCAATATCATTCCTTTCAATGAACATCCGGGTTCAGGTTTTGAGCGTCCTGATGACGAGCAAATCCAGAAGTTTCACACGGAATTGATCCGCTTGGGCGCGCACGTATTGTTGCGCAGAACCATGGGCCGCGATATCTACGCAGCCTGCGGTCAGCTGACGACAGTTAAAGACAGACCAGAAACAATGGATATTTCTAACTCAAAAATTGGTGGCACAAATGAGCGACATTTTAGTGGTGGGCAGCCTAGCCTATGA